The following DNA comes from Papaver somniferum cultivar HN1 chromosome 4, ASM357369v1, whole genome shotgun sequence.
AATATTTAAATCAATTTCAAggacaagacgtatgggaacttgtaccttgtccctccaatattacTCAAggtttggtctggataagtcaactccaaaactgacacctatgcctaCTACTAGTAAATTGCAcaaagatgagaaaggagtaaaagtatatcaaaaattgtatcgatctattattgatagccttttatatcttacaactactagacctgatatttattttagtgttggttgttgtgctagatttcaggctaatccaaaggaatctcatcttgcagctgcaaaaaggatcgtacgatatgtcaatcacacagtcgggtatggtctatcttacacttttgataataacactgacctttctgcttattcagatgctgattgggcatgatctgtagaagacagaaaaatacATCAGGGAGTTTGTACTACTAGGACTGAATATTGTGGCTTGGCataacaataaacaaaattcacaatccctatCCATATGTGAAGTAGAATATATTTCTGctggctcatgttgtactcaacttctatggataaaGCAAATGCTggatgattatggaattgataccggaataatgaagatcttttgtgataactctaaagcgattcgaatcactaagaattccgttgagcactcaagaacaaagcacattgatataaggtaccaatTTATTCGAGATCtccatgaaaatggtatcataaatatggaatttgtaccttccgaacaacaattggctgatattcataccaaaccattagacactgctacatttcaacacttacggcagtctattggtgttgttttggttcattagttgtttctatgactcttcccctgtgcttatctcgatcttttgggtaattgagtttggaactccagtaaGTGCTTACCTCAATTTTGCATTTGATTCAGTAGGTTTATTTTTTTGTCAGGTTTCTTAGTGTGTTTTGtcaaaataaatccttcttttctattgaaattaaggtcgctcttgttgttctttcgggaatgacatttcatgggggagagttcttaattgaacttgtgcttaattaccaaatctttgtgggaagtgcggctgtggaatattataggggttatcttatatctttataaactccttgatgaaagcatttagcttcggctatatgattgcatctaaataagttgatttgtgctttcttttggtcatgaaatgtctctatggaaattttcattaggatcccgttttcgtacctttgccaattttattgacaaaaagggggagaactaatgtgtagttcacaaagttgtcgaagttgtgatacaattgaactttgatgttgtgtaataatactatgatattgtgtaacaatgattgagaatttttgttttctcattgttatagctacggattttcaacaacgatgatgctaaacttacaacctttggaatcattggagtgcttggaagtgacgaatatttagagtaatgttgaagattaggtatgtggaataggagctacataagtttatttatctatttttgtataccatatgtattaaaagttttgccactaaaattgacaaagggggagattgttagagcactgctcagtcgaactcgcatgcgatactatctcaagcatgtttgtcaatgttagtgatcaaaactataagtcttgatttctagtctactatagctaagtctcggactaggatggaaagtgtagttgagctcaagaactccatggcgatcatcatacaagacgaagaactactcaaggaactggtggaacttcatcgactaaaaggcatgtggagacttgaacttatctatcactcaaaagtctatctactatatctcctatcttgagacaaaagtcgtttttactatatagactttgattatacatatttgttatttcgagccgagtttatctcgcttatctatttctcgaaatatgtgttggtaagatttcgctttggccaagttcatctttacctagtgatgaaagtcatattatgtttcaattacttgaaatggctttgacgaaaaatagtttgtgaacaacaactatataacgtcctctaagaatgtttcgatgattgaaatgagagtttagattatataagcaTTGTgcggtaacacatatatgtataagtccttattccttgaaccaaagtatgtgtactttgctgatcaggaaaaccggaacatagtccgcgaacccagtctgcgaacccagtccgcgaactgtcggaggttctcttcccaagaaaatctgctggagtttgtaaaccttttacaaacttattccgggtacttaagtacgcgtacttaggttggttattttctaaaaacgattatttgtgaacttacacttatataaactaaggaatgcaagtttccaaaccgtggctataaagttatgaatcgattcgagtgaatcaaatcgtttttgcttcggttgtgtcttgtatacttctataagatctaagtaatttaacaactttctaactagttcatttgagtcatttgaactagttatggtaaagaagaatatggttaatatgaaagtgctcatatgcctaaccatttggttaactactgttgaaccaacgaatgtacatgtttgggtaaggttacacaaacctaaaatcgtgcatttcatttgtatgtaacaagctaagttttaaatcaaacggttaaaagatattagcttgaatataatcaggttttcatataacggtgaatactgaatgctttgttactaagctaacattgattgcaaatcctgatttgaaagactatataaggaaaaactatagcaactgggaaacctaatccccacacctcctgtgtgatactatttgtataaggtagagttaattctcctttaaacatacatagcaatagcctaaagcattcaagcacaggctatgtaaatcaaaagctatcacaagaaaaattatagatcaaataattttattcataaataagatagttttattcataatagacttaatacaatcattgaaagaaatcaaaaattgatgtttattttcctggattaagtattacagcatataacttaatctctagtggtgctcttgttgttcactgaggtttcttcagtgttcaaacttttgaagcttgTCTCAAGagtcttgtctgcaaccactttatGTTTTTTGAGATCTTCAATTTGAAGCTTCAAAACCTCAAGTTCACCTTTCAtatcttttattttatcttttagttCACCCCGATCTTGAACCAAAGTAAAGAGATTTCCTACGAGTTCTTCAAACTCATGCATAACATTACTCATACCATCTGTGGGTAACCACTTGGTAAACTATGAATCGTTGATAACAAAAAGACATGATTCTTCTTGAGATATAACAGAGTTAGGATCAGGTTCGATTCTAGAGACAATCTTCCTGATTCTTTGATATGGGGCGAACCCTTGACAGTTTCTTACCTTTCGTTCTTCCCTTCTATCACTCCttgtaacactgcgagttataGGAGACATTCTTAACACAAAGTTTCTACCAAGGGAAGACAATAACCCTAAAAGAAGATAATTTGTTTTTTGAAACTTCGAAAATATACACAATATGTATtcgaacttctctttttattgaaagagAGATATTCTTTAAATATTTCTTATTACTGAAAATGGAAACTACCATTAACATGTGCCCTTGATTTttatgtgcttttctcatccaaaATTAAGAGCACGGAatgggatgagagtgcacaacttcgatacaactaagttgcatcggagtaagatttttctagcttacatggAGTATCAGAAAcaaagttcatgtttctcttagggaatttctgcccaaagtaatttctcccaagacgatgatcttttctaactctagagatatgatcatgggGAGAAATtgtactgacgtgagaattttcagagatagataaatccctcttaattctttcaatcagattttcatatgattttctcattctaatgaCTTCCTTATTAtccacatcagtgtgattatctgaaacaattatcgaaaattcctgattgtttcctttggcagagattctgtttttctccttcttctagggtcgttcttcatcaaaacaagaattgtttcgatatggataaggaggaacctttttccataaGCGATTATCAACTTTTTCCTCTGAttattttgagttgatcttatcgggtagtggtataatctttctttctactgaggaatgatttttcagtttttaagacaataaacttctttcaatatttttaccaccatatgctgaagaagtataagtttcatgtcaagtgactgaaagttgtattccttaagattgctttcacggaatcggttcaaagtttcctttgcacaagatttcgtttgatcatcagtagatctagaagctggtttctcatcctcttctgacttgatatAGTTAGGCAAACTAACATCATCCTGATATGTTTCAAATGTGACTAAACcagttttatcacagtctgtaaaagtcgaggaaggacttttagtttcctcattatcagaagaattcACGACAACATCATTGGTCAGAGTCAtaagacgtgtctctttatctagAGATTTACCAACAATTTCTAGTTTGACAGttagatccatattctctttggccagACTATTCAGTTGAATGCCTTTATCTCTAATCTCATGTTTAAGaatatttgactctgtctttaatattagtactttagaagacagagattttataggctttatgagttttaccaactctttatcagtatcttctctttcatcagagatagacatagatgttttcgcaactcctggatcatgagtcaacgaagcagtaacatcttcaacttttgagtattcatactcttgcataacgttaactgaatcagacatggattcaattcttataggttggatcgcaccaaacacagattgttagatattttcgtgtttccctgctctgataccaattgaaaagacgagggtacccaaatatacctcaaactaaaactttttcacctagaagtcctttctccgaaagtgattgtctatggactgagtcgagacaacacaacaaatcggttcacacttcgtgtgatcgtctatggatacgagatcgagacaatacaacaacgaagtatgtttacttgataaaaggttcagacttaaccaaacaatagtattacttatcaagtaaataggatttaacgtttgtgtaatttattttaaatataacaacaacaattataattgcggatgttgatacatgaaaaatattcctCCTTAGCCGGCCTAGTGGGTacatggggactaaagcccaagtccactaaaaaactatccataagatggaaaggacaagggaggaattaataggaaagaaggaggTTGTATGAGAGAAAGaatggcattagtagtaattaaggagttttaggacatgtgtcatgatatcataaaaagagaggcttttgaaaagtctatataaagaggcaTGGAATACAATGGAGGGGATCTTTTCTCTCCTCTCTCTCCTCTTGGAAATTGGGTGGGTTGTGGTTAGGACTTGTAGAACAAAAATTCACCcatcaacatttggcgaccacatccGAAGGCTCGTCTCTATCCCAACTGTCTAATTCCCAGAACATAATCGAGTCCCTCTTTTCTTACAGCGCTTCTGCTTTCCTGGTCAATACTCAATACACCCCACTCACGCGCTCACACTTTCCGTGTACGCCTTCCCCGCTTAATGTTTTTCCAACCCCTCCGCGCCAATTAAACTCATCAGCGCCTTCCCTCACCTCTCTCCCTGCTAACGCGTCCTATCTCAACTCTGCGCCCTTCTTAGGGATGGCCATTTTCCCCATCCAAAtccatccccgtgggtacccgccCGTATTGGGTAGGGTTTACCCGTACAAACGGGGTTGGGattgggtatgggtaatacccgaaattaGTGAAGCGGGGATGGGACGGGGATGGGATTCTgggtccccgccccatacccgccccgtacgttcccattttagaattttatatttttattaattatttatattatatttaaactaagatattatattatattatattatattataaaagaaaaagtaaaagtataagatatcattaattatttatattatatttaaattaagaaactatattatattatattataaaagaaaaggtaaaagtataaaatatcattaattatttatattatatttaaactaagaaattatattatattataaaagaaaacgtaaaagtataagatatcattaattatttatattatatttaaactaagaaattatattatattatttaattattgtatttattatattatattatttaagctttctttattatatatattatattactttATGTGTATATTACACAGTGATCCCAAAATGACAACTATATCCACACGAGGTGAATCCGAACAGTCTGAACACCATGTCGAGACAATTCCAAGTTCTCCGATGGATGATGACCATGGTGAAACTGTCGAGGCAAACATTACAGGTGATTGTGATAATGCCGAAGGTGAAATTGCTatagtttcagggaagaaaagatCCATAGTGTGGAaccactttgaaaagaaaaagataaaagggGAAGACAAAGCAGTTTGCAAATATTGTCATAAACCATTAGGAGGAAAAAGCACAAATGGGACTAAGCATCTACACGCACACATGAAAAGATGTCCTCGACGTAAACAGCAAGACATAAGACAATCAATAATCACTCCGAGTAAAAAAAGTGACGGAAGAAGTCAGCTTAACACGTACAGTTTTGATCAATCGTTCGCTAGGAAGGAACTTGCTTATATGATAATCATACACGAGTATCCGCTTTCCATCGTTGAATATGCCGGATTTAGACGATATTCAAATGCGCTTCAACTGTTGTTTAAGGTGGTATCTCGGAGCACAATTAAAAGGGATGTCCTTAAAATCtatgatgaagaaaaaactaaaacaatgGAAGTGCTACAAAAACATCAAGGTAAAATTGCGTTGACTACTGATATGTGGACTAGTAAGCAAAAGAAAGGATACATGGTTATTACGGCTCATTTCATCGATGAGTCGTGGATCTTGCAAAGCCGAATTATCAGGTACGCGTATCCATTTAATGATTTCAGGCATTGGATATGCACGTCATAAATGAAAAATCACTACCATTAATTTTGTTACTGATTAATTACTAGTTGCTACGTAGTACGGTCTAATCAACCATCtgaattttattttgtattaggTTTATGTATGTGCCATGTCCGCACACGGCTGAAGTCCTGTCAGCCGCATTGATGGAGTGTCTGCTAGACTGGAATATCGATGGTAAAGTATCCACTCTTACTGTAGATAATTGTTCCACTAATGATCTTATGATCCAACTTCTCCTAGAAAAATTATCAAGTAACTTACTGTCGGGTGGAGATATTTTTCATATGCGTTGTTGTGCACACATATTAGCTCTTATAGTCAAGAAAGGATTAGAGGGGATCAAAGGAGCAATCGAATTGATTCGTAATAGTGTTGCTTACTGGAAAGCAACACCAAAACGAGTTGAGAAATTTAATATTTCGAGTATAAATAAGTTAGTTCTTGATTGTGAGACAAGATGGAACTCAACATACCTGATGATTAATACTGCTATTAAGTATCAGAAGGTTTTTGCTCGACTAAAGCAACGTGAGCCACAGTATGATTGTTTGCCAGATGATGAAGATTGGTTGTTGGCAAAGGAAATGTGCGACAAACTTAAGATATTTTATACCTTCACAGAGAAGTTTTTCGAAGTAAAATATCCTACCACCAaccttttctttccaagtttttgtGATATTAGATTGTCATTAAATGAGTGGAAAAAATCTAAAGTTGGTGTGGTTAAGGAAATGGCATATGAAATGATAGAGAAGTTTGAAGAGTATTGGTTTGTGATCAATGGAGTAATGGCCGTAGAAATTATGTTAGATCCAAGGTTTAAGATGAAATTGATTGAGTTTTATTTTCCACAAATTTATGGTCAAGCTTTTTCAAAAATCGAAATTGATCGAGTACGCGATTTATGCGTTGATTTGGCGACGGAGTATGAACTGAAAGTAAAATTTGCTGAAACATCTGTTAGCCAAAATGATTTGTCTTTCACTTCAGAGATGCATGGTTTTAACGATGACGTAGATTCTTTGGAAAAGTTTGATATGTTTGTCTCTAATACTGCTCCTACTAGTACTGTTAAGTCAGAATTAACcaattacttataagaagatcTTTTACCTAGGATTGGTAATTTTGACATACTAGCATGGTGGAAGACAAATGGGATTAAATATCCAGTCTTGCAGTGTATGGCTAGAGATATTTTAGCGATTCCAGTTTCAACGGTAGCTTCCAAATCAGCTTTTAGTACCGGGGGTAGATTTGTGAGTGTCCAACGTAATAGACTTCATCCAAAAACGTTGGAAGCTTTGATGTGCGCTCAAGACTGGATATGGGATATGCTGAATGGTAatgaaattctctttttattgaaatgttttttttttacatttaatacatcattatggttatatgatacactttcttattttggctaggtggatcaaaattcgatggtgaaacattttgggaagaaactgaagcagacgatgaggtgatcaacatggaagaagatacttgataagaaataattaagaactaaaatgagtgatgctcgtttataaaccaatttgtttttctttgcttgttttacgatgaatttatgagtttgaaattttaaattattattattattattggttgaacttaggtattgattattaaattaactcatcatatttgagcttaatgttatAGGTAACCCGTAAAATATCCGTCCCGTACGGGTATTTCTCATACCCGCCACGTCCCAGATCAAGCGGGTAATGGGAAGggtgtgggtttttttttttgaacggggcagtgactgggatacaagatccccgacccatacccgccccatgaccatccctaagtCAACGTTTCTTCTCCAACAACACTAACAACGTTTCACCGTCATCCTAAGCTACACCAAATTCAGCGCCCAACTGAAGATCCAGAACGAGAACCATAGTTCCTCACTACCTTCGATAGCGAAATCACCATCAATGAAAAACTTGGGGATTAACAGCGGGCAGTTTCACCACAAATTCAATGAAAGATAAGTCCATCTCTTCTCAACCGCTTGATTTTATCCACCTGTTATTATTTGCTGTAATCACTAATTGATCGATCTCGAAAATAGGTTTTGGAAAATCATTTAGGATTCTTATAAATTCAAAACCGAGTTTTCCTTTGATTTACTAATCTGATTCTAAGTCAAAACCTAGATCTACAAATATCTGTTTGTTCTGACCCGATTCGTCATAACCAGATTCCTCTAACAAACAATGAGAAATGAAGGTTTGCTGATGGTGATGATAAGTAGCAATTGGCGAAGGATAGAGCTCAAATTTGGTTCAAGCAGAAGGGTTCCTGCTTGACGAAGCTGTAAAGGAAATTAAGAGGAATTGGTGAATGTTGACGAAGAATCAGGAAAAATCTACAGAATGTTGTAGGTGTATGCTAGGATTAAATGAGTGAAATGGTTGCAGGAATAACATTAAGTGAATGAGCAATTAACTAGTGATGCTGCAGTACATGGATGAGAAGAATGATGTTGATGCTAGTGTCAATGACAAAGGAATGGTGATGAAGCAGACAAAGAGCAAGGGACTGAAGCAGGTGCAGTTTGTTGTTGCTGTTTGAGATGTGTTTGAGCTACAGATGGAGATAGAGCTGTTAGCTGCAATGGAATAGAAAATGGATGAAATGGAGCTACATAGTTGGTGATGCTTTACTAGAAATGTGCAATGATGGTGCTGTAATGGGAAGCAACTCGGTTTAAGTGGGAAGCGCCTTCGATACCAAGGAGAAATATATGCCGATTATGGAATCAATTTGCAATATTTGTGGAATATTGACTGCACCAGCGCTCTTAGTTCTCGAAGCTGGTTTCCGCACCAGAAGGTAGGATCGGGAAGAACATAAGGACGATACATACCGGCGGCGCGTCTCTTTGAATACGGTAACAATGGTACGATTTTTATCCCTCTACTAAGTATCCAGTAAATGGTAGCGGGCTAACatgatttcaaaatttttatgatcTCTGTTCTTCTCTTGAGTAACATTTCTAAGTACAAAGGCTTGCATTTCTATATCACATTATGAATGCGCGGAAATTTTGTCTTTCTTTGTTATGAGTGCTCAAGAAAACCCATTTACTATACCAAGCGTCCAGGTTCACTAGCCTGGTTTTATAGAAAAGGAAAATTAGTACGTTGCATAATCATTCTTACTGTTCATTCTCTACACTCGGTATATCTCATGATTTTGAGCATGACAGCATTCATAAGTACCCACACGACTacattagattgcatttgaattgTAAAATTATAGCCGCGCGTTCTTATAAACCCTACCTTTGATGATTCTCTTTCAGATATCTTGATTTGTCCACATGATTCTCTTACACTAATAAACAAATATATGAATTATGATTTGAGTAAGTTTATATTTTGGTGTTCAGTATAGCTACCAACTGCCTCCTGCGAATGCATCCCACCTCGAACCTCATAAGCATGTGCGCATAAATTTGTAATACATATGAAAGATTGATCTCACATTATGAATGCACGCGTCCATCTCTTCGTTGCCTTTTGTATATACGTATGATTGATAAAGCGTCAAGCATCTATATTAAATCTTACTCGAGTATGAATATCCATGCTTTGAAATATGCATGTCATCTAGTCACATATGTAGGTTGTCACTTTATTTTTACAAAGCATCACTTTGTCTTGAATATCATGATcagtaataaaaaataataataatagggaAGAGGGCTAGCATGGATAAAGCATTTTCAATTATGTAAAGACACTACCTCCGCTTGTACATATGTTTATTCAATCCAAAGCATGAAGTGTTTGAATATAAATATATGCACTTTATGAGTAACCTAGTCACATGTGTAAGTTCTCACTTTATTAATTTTAAGCATCCATATCATCTTGTTTTGAATCTCATTTTGAATCTCATGATCGGCTGCACAACTAAGAGAAAATTCTATTAACGTGCTCCGGGCACCATGCTAGCAAGGGTCCATAGAGGCCGTTTGAACAAAAATTTATAAAAGGCTACGAGAATGCCAAAGACGTCcgggctgacaaatctacaaaagatctcaggaaagccaaagacGTCTGATTGActtacaaattcacaaaaggtctcaggaaagccaaaggcgcctgatcgactgacaaattcacaaaaggtctcaggaaagccaaaggcgcctgattgactgacaactATACATAAGGCTACGGGATGCATAGAAACCCGGTCGGCCAACGAGTTTACAAAAGGCCCCGAGATGCATAAACACTCGGCTGGCTGACGATTATACAAAAGGCTACGAGATGCATAGACACCCGGTCGGCTGACGAGTTTACAAAAGGCCCCAAGATGGGCCACATATATACAAAAAAGGCGACGGGTTGATATTCTCATTTGATCGGCCACAGATATACAAAAAGGCGACGGGTTGCTCCGTGCATCCGATCGGCCACAaatttacaaaaaagaaaaaaaaaggggtgATGGGTTGCCCCGCACATCCGATCGGCCACAGATTTACAAAAAGGTGACGGGTTGATATGCTCATCCGATCGgccacaaatatacaaaaaggccCCAAGATGGGCCACAGATATACAAAAAAGGCGACGGGTTAATATGCCCATCCGATCGGCCATAGATATACAAAAAAGGCGACGGGTTGATATGCTCATCCGATCGGCCACATATATACAAAAAGGAGACAGGGTGCTCCGCGTATCCGATTGGCCAcatatctacaaaaaaaaaaaaggagggtGCTCAGCCAACTAATAAACTTACAAAGACTGCAAATACCAAAAGAAGAAGGGGAATGGCCGCGTTCAATACACGCTCCACCCATCCCCACCAAGGCGAAGCACCAAACCCCGCGTTCCATTGAAAATAAAAGAAGGGAGTAGGCGCTACAACATTGCCAAACGACACGCTTCGCCTATCCAATATCTTAAAAGAGAGGAACAACACCGGGACTACCTTTAGCCGGCTATCAATGCTCGACAACGGGTAGTATCTACATCCAGAGTCCCCACCTTCAAACGCGCATATCACAAAACACTTGCCAAAACCAAATCCCGATCAGTTTTCTAACTTGCGGATGTTGTCCATAATCTTATCAGATGACTGTGACCCCGCGCGAGTGACGCAATCTCTTCATGTTCGTCATAAGATTTACGCGCCTTTAATGAATCACCCTAAGCATCATCGACATGACCACCTCCTCATTCAACACTAATAAGCGTACTAGTTCATCCCGAAGGTAATATGGAGATATGAGCGCAGATAAGATTGCTAGGGTCAAGGTATATCTAAGAAGCTGTGGAGTCGCTTGATCAGAGATACAAAGATGACAATCAGATATGGGACGGGCAGCCTATAGTGGGGACTTTAGGATGGCATCATCAGAGGATAATGACTACTTTTGAACAGTAGAACTTAAGATAAGGCATGATGTGACTACCGGGTCCTTTGACAATTGACCCAGTAGTCAggagacttggggactaaagcccaagtacACTAAAaaagtatccataagatggaaaggacaagagaggaattaataggaaagaaggaggTTGTATTAGATAAAgaatgacattagtagtaattaaggagttTTAAGACATGTGGCATGATATCATAAAAAGAGGGGCTTTTGAAATGTCTATACAAAGAGGCATGGAATACAATGGAGGggatcttttctctctctctctcctcttggGAATTGGGTGTGTTGTGGCTAGGACTTGTAGAACCAAAATTCACCCATCAACAGCGGAAaattaaagtaaatgacacaacaagattttgttaacgaggaaaccgcaaatgcataaaaatcccgggaccttgtccaaaattgaatactctcaggattaagtcgccataaaaaatcaaaccaacttcgtatagttgagaccaagcaactaaacctatagttcacctagtttcgtttgtattcccacgccttcgacctgtaataagtcacgtacttggaaccaattcctttggttcgttttccaaacagtaaaggaataacaaatttgtttggtatcaactcttttcaaccaagtgatgtgagttcgacaaaaggctcttctatttatctcaataaactcctttgtcaggttcttagatctatcttattatcaactaccaaagtaattgttaagattttgcaatcaatacttttattcacaaagaattgtattgatgccgatctacacgaCTAATCAATTtaatctaccataaggataaaccgattatagttggatcctcttttaccgaaacaagtattttgcataccaaatattatgaactcaaatcagaaatattcaaagtcttctttgtcttcaaatcttcttagatcttcaataaacacctgcgcacagaacagagtctgttaacaatggattatcacaagacgtctttagatctacaaacaatctaaagatccccgttgaaaattcgatctagtttgagtgaatcttatatcagaagagaagattctcaagcataaacatactaggtgca
Coding sequences within:
- the LOC113273039 gene encoding zinc finger BED domain-containing protein RICESLEEPER 2-like; protein product: MTTISTRGESEQSEHHVETIPSSPMDDDHGETVEANITGDCDNAEGEIAIVSGKKRSIVWNHFEKKKIKGEDKAVCKYCHKPLGGKSTNGTKHLHAHMKRCPRRKQQDIRQSIITPSKKSDGRSQLNTYSFDQSFARKELAYMIIIHEYPLSIVEYAGFRRYSNALQLLFKVVSRSTIKRDVLKIYDEEKTKTMEVLQKHQGKIALTTDMWTSKQKKGYMVITAHFIDESWILQSRIIRFMYVPCPHTAEVLSAALMECLLDWNIDGKVSTLTVDNCSTNDLMIQLLLEKLSSNLLSGGDIFHMRCCAHILALIVKKGLEGIKGAIELIRNSVAYWKATPKRVEKFNISSINKLVLDCETRWNSTYLMINTAIKYQKVFARLKQREPQYDCLPDDEDWLLAKEMCDKLKIFYTFTEKFFEVKYPTTNLFFPSFCDIRLSLNEWKKSKVGVVKEMAYEMIEKFEEYWFVINGVMAVEIMLDPRFKMKLIEFYFPQIYGQAFSKIEIDRVRDLCVDLATEYELKVKFAETSVSQNDLSFTSEMHGFNDDVDSLEKFDMFVSNTAPTSTVKSELTNYL